From a single Stackebrandtia endophytica genomic region:
- a CDS encoding LLM class flavin-dependent oxidoreductase → MQCDLFLVGEGVRSDPSAVPSNLLSHAVTAEAVGFDTVWLAEHHFIRYGACPSPPVMAASILSRTTRLRVGTAACVLSNRHPVALAEEAVMLDAISDGRFRLGVARGGPWVDVEVFGAGPERLESGFEETLDVLLSWLEGGEVGCSGRFFDFRSVPVLATPSIGLGVWVAATSRGTVDLAAHRGLPLLLGVHSTVEENAGLVRRWREVAEKHGHDPDAAEHGAVFLAYAADNRVEAIERLRIPLIEWLSKGVGDYRRLDGSRGSREQTEYVDRLLAGHLVGAPGESAERLAESAEVTGIRRALLMVEGAASPSEVDENIRRLGVELVPIVS, encoded by the coding sequence GTGCAGTGTGATCTCTTTCTGGTGGGGGAGGGAGTACGGTCTGATCCGAGCGCGGTTCCATCGAACCTGCTGAGCCACGCGGTGACCGCCGAGGCGGTCGGCTTCGACACCGTCTGGTTGGCCGAACACCACTTCATTCGATACGGGGCCTGCCCGTCCCCTCCGGTCATGGCCGCGTCGATTCTGTCGAGAACGACCCGGCTGCGAGTGGGAACCGCCGCCTGCGTGTTGTCGAATCGGCATCCGGTTGCGCTGGCTGAGGAAGCCGTGATGTTGGATGCGATCTCGGACGGCCGGTTTCGGCTCGGGGTGGCGCGAGGCGGGCCGTGGGTGGACGTGGAGGTGTTCGGAGCCGGGCCCGAACGTCTTGAATCCGGGTTCGAGGAGACTCTCGACGTTCTACTGTCCTGGTTGGAGGGCGGGGAGGTCGGATGCTCGGGGCGATTTTTTGATTTCCGATCGGTGCCGGTACTGGCGACGCCGTCGATCGGGCTCGGGGTGTGGGTAGCCGCCACGTCGCGGGGTACCGTCGATCTGGCCGCGCATCGTGGGTTGCCGTTGTTGTTGGGGGTCCACTCCACGGTGGAGGAGAATGCGGGGTTGGTTCGGCGATGGCGCGAGGTCGCCGAGAAGCACGGGCATGATCCCGACGCCGCCGAGCACGGGGCCGTGTTCCTGGCATACGCGGCGGACAACCGGGTGGAGGCGATCGAGCGGTTGCGAATTCCCCTGATCGAATGGCTGTCGAAGGGTGTCGGCGACTACCGTCGTCTTGACGGAAGCCGAGGCAGCCGAGAGCAGACCGAATACGTTGATCGGTTGCTCGCCGGCCACCTGGTCGGTGCCCCAGGTGAAAGCGCCGAACGACTGGCCGAGTCAGCCGAGGTCACCGGGATAAGACGTGCACTTCTGATGGTCGAGGGTGCCGCCAGTCCGTCGGAGGTCGATGAGAACATTCGCAGGCTGGGCGTCGAACTGGTGCCTATCGTGAGTTGA
- a CDS encoding SCO5389 family protein yields the protein MSLDVSPALLEKAERGEVSDEEFVDCVRNSLPFAWNLISRVVAELKDGTEDFADNVTPPPDEAARGQLLRALASDSIRGGLERHFGVKLAFQNCHRVAAFRTAAIDGDRYRKFISPVGQLRNQSPELRDC from the coding sequence ATGTCTCTCGATGTTTCACCGGCCCTGTTGGAGAAAGCCGAACGAGGCGAGGTCAGCGACGAGGAATTTGTCGACTGCGTCCGCAACTCACTGCCCTTCGCATGGAACCTGATCAGCCGCGTGGTGGCTGAGCTCAAAGACGGCACCGAGGATTTTGCCGACAACGTCACCCCGCCACCGGACGAGGCCGCCCGTGGCCAGCTGCTTCGGGCCCTGGCCTCCGACTCGATCCGCGGTGGCCTCGAACGGCACTTCGGCGTCAAGTTGGCGTTCCAGAACTGCCACCGTGTGGCCGCGTTTCGTACTGCAGCCATCGACGGTGACCGCTACCGCAAGTTCATCTCGCCGGTCGGGCAACTGCGCAACCAGTCGCCAGAACTTCGTGACTGCTGA